Proteins encoded in a region of the Methanofollis tationis genome:
- a CDS encoding MBL fold metallo-hydrolase, with protein sequence MESQEEKYSFIARMPDRPGSLQRAAEIIKRYGGNINRIQFSRCIDPSTVFFEVTALPQDYIAVQYELSAIGYLQTGLPAISFLKFHAHLPHTPGALSDFLALTTEAGANIAHIDFDDAGKHPDRLTVSLSLEESGKVEALLNALKSRYPLEILDYDTTGNTLDETVFYICFAQRLRTMIGSAEDPFLLTLLQEINHIVQELTNRGEDPLQVFASIIEVGETLNRTSGEGFYADIQKIEVTPGVTLFCFQLPGGGNIFLFETPDEAMMVDTGYGIYYPDVIEMFRNYGIGDGTRLKRIVITHADADHCGAGGFYDIPAFMHRGTEAIIRSQNRATGSPSESSILEAVYTTIINLFSRFNPPENYTLFDRPSGERRGIFPVLGRFSFGGLTFEVLEALGGHIQGLVYLFCPEAGLLMTSDTVINFGSLTEARKKYNSLADFLVTSVNVDSGVAKQERRALQEIAAGVDAALAGTGRRCLICGGHGAVSVIEEGTLVTYGEIEHYARRA encoded by the coding sequence ATGGAGTCACAGGAAGAGAAATACTCCTTTATTGCACGCATGCCCGACCGCCCGGGCTCCCTCCAGCGTGCGGCAGAGATCATCAAGCGCTATGGCGGCAATATCAACCGGATCCAGTTCAGCCGGTGCATCGACCCCTCGACGGTCTTCTTTGAGGTCACGGCCCTGCCCCAGGACTATATCGCCGTGCAGTACGAACTCTCGGCCATCGGCTACCTCCAGACCGGCCTCCCCGCGATCAGTTTCCTCAAGTTCCACGCCCACCTCCCGCACACGCCGGGAGCGCTCTCGGACTTTCTCGCCCTGACGACAGAGGCCGGGGCGAACATCGCCCATATCGACTTCGACGACGCGGGAAAACACCCCGACCGCCTCACGGTCAGCCTCAGCCTCGAAGAGAGCGGGAAGGTCGAGGCCCTCCTCAACGCCCTGAAGTCGCGCTACCCCCTCGAGATCCTGGACTACGACACCACCGGCAACACCCTCGACGAGACGGTTTTTTACATCTGCTTTGCCCAGCGCCTCAGAACGATGATCGGGTCGGCCGAAGACCCCTTCCTCCTCACCCTCCTCCAGGAGATCAACCACATCGTCCAGGAACTGACAAACCGGGGCGAAGACCCCCTGCAGGTCTTTGCAAGCATCATCGAGGTCGGGGAGACGCTGAACCGGACCTCGGGCGAGGGTTTCTACGCCGACATCCAGAAAATCGAGGTCACGCCCGGGGTGACCCTCTTCTGCTTCCAGCTCCCCGGCGGCGGGAACATCTTCCTCTTCGAGACGCCGGACGAGGCGATGATGGTGGACACCGGCTACGGCATCTACTATCCCGACGTGATCGAGATGTTCCGCAACTACGGCATCGGCGACGGCACCAGACTGAAGCGGATCGTCATCACCCACGCCGACGCCGACCACTGCGGTGCCGGCGGGTTCTATGACATCCCGGCCTTCATGCACCGGGGGACCGAGGCGATCATCAGGAGCCAGAACCGCGCCACCGGGTCGCCGTCCGAGTCTTCCATCCTTGAAGCGGTCTACACCACGATCATCAATCTCTTCTCCAGGTTCAACCCGCCTGAGAACTACACTCTCTTCGACCGGCCTTCAGGGGAGAGGCGGGGGATCTTCCCGGTCCTCGGCCGCTTCTCGTTCGGGGGCCTGACCTTTGAGGTGCTGGAGGCCCTGGGCGGGCATATTCAGGGCCTGGTCTATCTCTTCTGCCCTGAGGCCGGTCTGCTCATGACCAGCGACACCGTGATCAACTTCGGCAGCCTCACCGAGGCGCGGAAGAAATACAACTCTCTTGCCGATTTCCTGGTCACCTCAGTCAACGTCGACTCCGGGGTGGCAAAGCAGGAGCGCCGCGCCCTCCAGGAGATTGCCGCCGGCGTGGACGCCGCCCTTGCCGGCACCGGCAGGCGCTGCCTGATCTGCGGCGGCCACGGTGCGGTCTCGGTGATCGAGGAAGGAACACTCGTCACATACGGCGAGATCGAGCACTACGCCCGCCGGGCGTAG
- a CDS encoding amino acid ABC transporter permease produces the protein MIEASFFTEVLLPPLIKGGIISLELIALAAPFGLLMGIAIAVGRTYGGRLVSQVCRLYVIFIKGCPLLLLLFIIYFGLPSLGIVFTPFIAAVLGFILCNGAYNSEYIRGALLSIKEGQMIAASALGMTRAQAIRHIILPQALRRAIPGISNEFIYLIKYSSLAYMITVIEITGAGKLVAAKYFAFFETFTVIGLFYLALVSIATIALGFLERKLAIPGLVSK, from the coding sequence ATGATTGAGGCATCTTTTTTTACCGAAGTCCTCCTCCCGCCCCTGATCAAAGGCGGGATCATCTCCCTGGAACTGATCGCCCTCGCCGCACCTTTTGGTCTGCTCATGGGTATTGCCATCGCCGTCGGGCGGACCTACGGCGGCAGACTGGTCTCCCAGGTCTGCAGGCTCTATGTCATATTCATAAAGGGCTGCCCCCTGCTCCTCCTCCTCTTTATCATCTACTTCGGCCTTCCCTCGCTTGGCATCGTCTTCACCCCGTTTATCGCTGCCGTTCTCGGTTTTATCCTCTGCAACGGGGCCTATAACTCTGAATATATCAGGGGCGCCCTCCTCTCGATCAAGGAGGGGCAGATGATCGCCGCCTCGGCACTCGGCATGACCCGTGCCCAGGCGATCCGGCACATTATCCTCCCGCAGGCGCTCCGCCGGGCGATTCCCGGCATTTCAAACGAGTTCATCTACCTGATCAAGTACTCCTCCCTCGCCTACATGATCACGGTGATCGAGATCACCGGGGCGGGCAAGCTCGTTGCAGCGAAGTACTTCGCCTTCTTTGAGACCTTCACGGTCATCGGCCTCTTCTACCTGGCCCTGGTCAGCATCGCCACCATCGCCCTCGGCTTCCTGGAGCGCAAACTTGCGATACCCGGACTCGTCTCGAAGTGA
- a CDS encoding ABC transporter permease subunit, with product MTDTVALVFQAVPYLLSGAGITLGLVVVSLLVGLLMGVPMAVAQVYGPRSVRGVIAIYVWIFRGLPNLVLLFLFYFGIYPLLGLDVPPFLVAVTVLGLRSGAYQSQIFRGAIQSIGEGQMTAARSLGMSTPQAITSIVLPQAMRIALPGWSNEYPILLTDSAVCYAIGVMEILTRADQIVALTAEPMTIYLVAAAIFILLNYGGVWIFAWIEKRVNIPGFGKGAL from the coding sequence GTGACAGATACGGTCGCTCTTGTATTCCAGGCTGTACCCTATCTGTTGTCGGGCGCAGGAATTACCCTCGGGCTTGTCGTCGTCTCTCTCCTTGTCGGCCTCCTGATGGGCGTGCCGATGGCCGTGGCACAGGTCTATGGCCCGCGATCGGTCAGAGGTGTCATCGCGATCTATGTATGGATCTTCAGGGGCCTGCCGAACCTCGTTCTCCTTTTCTTATTTTACTTCGGGATCTATCCTCTTCTCGGCCTTGACGTTCCCCCGTTTCTCGTGGCGGTCACCGTGCTCGGGTTGAGGTCAGGCGCCTACCAGTCGCAGATCTTCAGGGGGGCGATCCAGTCGATCGGCGAGGGGCAGATGACGGCGGCCCGCTCCCTCGGGATGAGCACGCCCCAGGCGATCACCAGCATCGTCCTGCCGCAGGCGATGCGGATCGCCCTGCCCGGATGGTCGAACGAGTACCCGATCCTGCTGACCGACTCGGCCGTCTGTTATGCGATCGGGGTGATGGAGATCCTGACGCGCGCCGACCAGATCGTGGCGCTCACTGCCGAACCGATGACGATCTATCTTGTGGCGGCGGCGATCTTCATCCTCCTCAACTACGGTGGCGTGTGGATCTTTGCATGGATTGAAAAGAGGGTTAATATCCCGGGATTCGGAAAAGGAGCTCTGTAG
- a CDS encoding ABC transporter permease subunit, which produces MVASTIVLSATAQHVLLAYSALLLSIAIAVPLAVASLHSRPLASAVMTAANLVQAIPSLAVVAFVVPLLGIGYYPALIVLVFRALLPIVKNTWIGLSTVDRGMIAAAEGIGLTGWQITRYIRFPLAYPAIFAGIRFAAILTNSVAVLTAIIGSGGLGGLILEGIAGSNVTKLLSGAVPAILIALTVDRALSVMERRLEKKK; this is translated from the coding sequence GTGGTAGCAAGCACGATCGTCCTCTCTGCCACCGCCCAGCACGTCCTTCTTGCGTACTCGGCCCTCCTCCTCTCGATCGCCATCGCCGTCCCCCTGGCCGTCGCCTCACTCCACTCCCGCCCGCTGGCATCGGCGGTCATGACCGCCGCAAACCTCGTCCAGGCAATACCGAGCCTTGCGGTCGTCGCTTTCGTGGTCCCCCTCCTCGGCATCGGGTATTACCCGGCACTCATCGTCCTCGTCTTCAGGGCCCTCCTCCCGATCGTCAAGAACACCTGGATCGGGCTTTCCACCGTCGATCGGGGGATGATCGCCGCCGCAGAGGGCATCGGCCTGACCGGGTGGCAGATCACACGGTATATCAGGTTTCCTCTCGCCTACCCGGCGATCTTCGCCGGGATCAGGTTTGCCGCGATCCTGACAAACAGCGTGGCGGTCTTAACGGCGATCATCGGGAGCGGCGGTCTTGGCGGCCTGATCCTCGAGGGGATTGCAGGGAGCAACGTCACAAAACTGCTCTCCGGGGCGGTGCCGGCGATCCTGATCGCCCTGACGGTGGACCGTGCCCTTTCAGTCATGGAGAGGCGCCTTGAAAAGAAAAAATGA
- a CDS encoding pyridoxamine 5'-phosphate oxidase family protein, with the protein MEIVKIPKMEKGEYDTLIAEGYIARIAFQGDKYPYIAPFLYVFDGRFLYFLSTKYGRKNELFRKSPYVSVEVEKYTKDLSCYTFVTMQGYLRQEEDSIQKKVVREKFVNMIKEKNLSMNILAALGHKPGDRIESIASEERSNIWKLTGVVDIVALKNL; encoded by the coding sequence ATGGAGATTGTCAAAATCCCAAAGATGGAAAAGGGGGAGTACGATACACTCATTGCCGAGGGCTATATCGCACGGATCGCCTTTCAGGGTGACAAGTATCCCTACATCGCCCCGTTCCTCTATGTCTTCGACGGCCGGTTTCTCTACTTCCTTTCCACAAAGTACGGCAGAAAGAATGAGCTCTTCAGGAAAAGTCCGTACGTCTCGGTTGAGGTGGAAAAATACACAAAAGACCTGTCATGTTACACATTTGTAACCATGCAGGGATATCTCAGGCAGGAGGAGGACTCCATCCAGAAAAAGGTCGTCCGGGAGAAATTTGTGAACATGATCAAGGAAAAGAACCTCTCGATGAATATCCTTGCAGCCCTGGGCCACAAACCCGGCGACCGGATCGAGTCGATCGCATCGGAAGAGCGCTCCAACATCTGGAAGCTGACCGGCGTCGTCGATATTGTGGCCTTAAAAAACCTGTAA
- a CDS encoding ABC transporter permease encodes MDLWAATLALWQRYDITARTVEHLSMFAWALALSVVIGVVLGMLLYRREHTSGYVFASLNTLETFPDLALLALLIPLVGIGAAPTVIACILYSILPIARNAYTGLASVSAEHLEVAAALGLTERETLLRVRVPLALPLIAGGVRIAVVFTMGIVTLGGLIGAGGLGVPLQTGIFNNIPEIVLLAGLWVSLLAVVLDGAAGLIEKMLHRRYGGW; translated from the coding sequence ATGGACCTCTGGGCCGCCACCCTCGCCCTCTGGCAGCGCTACGATATCACCGCACGCACGGTCGAGCACCTCTCGATGTTTGCCTGGGCGCTCGCCCTCTCGGTCGTCATCGGGGTTGTCCTCGGCATGCTCCTGTACAGGCGGGAACACACCTCCGGGTACGTCTTTGCATCGCTCAACACCCTTGAGACATTCCCTGATCTCGCACTGCTCGCCCTCCTGATCCCGCTCGTGGGCATCGGCGCCGCTCCGACGGTTATCGCGTGCATCCTGTACTCAATCCTGCCCATCGCACGGAACGCCTACACCGGGCTTGCGAGCGTCAGCGCCGAACACCTCGAGGTCGCCGCGGCGCTCGGCCTGACCGAACGCGAGACGCTCCTGCGGGTCAGGGTGCCGCTCGCCCTCCCCCTCATCGCCGGAGGCGTACGGATCGCCGTCGTCTTCACGATGGGGATCGTCACCCTCGGCGGCCTGATCGGGGCCGGTGGGCTTGGCGTCCCGCTCCAGACCGGGATCTTCAACAACATCCCCGAGATCGTCCTCCTCGCAGGGCTCTGGGTGAGCCTCCTGGCCGTCGTCCTCGACGGTGCGGCAGGGCTGATAGAAAAGATGCTTCACCGGAGGTACGGCGGGTGGTAG
- a CDS encoding ABC transporter substrate-binding protein, whose translation MNSRILIAALTGLMVLAIAISGCTSSSPSGEPTTTAPAEKPLYIVGIDGAYPPYSWIDDKGVATGFDVESIEWIAAEQGFEVKVQAMDWDSIIPSLLQKKIDMVYSGMTITPERLEQVNFSMTYWIVNQSVAVREDSTLTLDDVKDGKVVMGTQSGCTAYDWIEENLVATGKLPEENVKVYKNIQLALTDLQNGRVDAVMYDVPVIRTSIEGKPLKVLGTIPTGEEYGVAVRKEDTALLADINEGLTKLMASEKWDELKEKYEME comes from the coding sequence ATGAATTCACGGATTCTTATTGCCGCGCTTACCGGCCTCATGGTTCTTGCCATCGCCATATCCGGCTGCACCAGTAGTTCACCCTCGGGTGAGCCGACCACGACCGCTCCTGCCGAAAAGCCCCTGTACATTGTGGGTATCGACGGGGCCTATCCGCCCTACTCATGGATCGACGATAAAGGCGTCGCCACCGGCTTCGATGTCGAGTCGATCGAGTGGATTGCCGCAGAGCAGGGCTTTGAAGTGAAGGTCCAGGCGATGGACTGGGACAGCATCATACCGTCCCTGCTCCAGAAGAAGATCGACATGGTCTATTCGGGCATGACCATCACGCCCGAGCGGCTCGAGCAGGTGAACTTCTCCATGACCTACTGGATCGTCAACCAGTCTGTCGCCGTCCGCGAGGACTCGACCCTGACCCTGGACGATGTGAAGGACGGAAAGGTCGTCATGGGCACCCAGAGCGGATGCACCGCCTATGACTGGATCGAGGAGAACCTGGTCGCCACCGGCAAGCTCCCTGAAGAGAACGTAAAGGTCTATAAAAACATCCAGCTCGCGCTCACCGACCTCCAGAACGGCCGGGTCGACGCCGTGATGTACGATGTGCCGGTGATCAGGACGTCCATCGAGGGCAAGCCCTTAAAGGTGCTCGGGACCATCCCGACCGGCGAGGAGTACGGTGTCGCCGTCAGGAAGGAAGATACCGCCCTTCTGGCCGACATCAACGAGGGGCTCACCAAACTGATGGCCTCCGAGAAATGGGACGAACTGAAAGAGAAATACGAGATGGAATAG
- a CDS encoding amino acid ABC transporter ATP-binding protein produces the protein MESDEYIVQVEDIHKAYGDREVLRGVSFSVRKGETKVFIGPSGTGKSTLLRCINQLTVPDQGRVFLHGEEVTNSGSRINYFRQRMGMVFQNFYLFDHLTAVRNVEVALLKVKRMDPKAAREKALYELRQVGMEDWADHYPAELSGGQAQRVSIARALAMDPDVILFDEPTSALDPELTREVLEVMKKLSNEGMTMLVVTHEMGFALSAASEVLFMEHGLIVERGPPSEIPASPAFERTRKFVGRFTEYSGDSGTKND, from the coding sequence ATGGAATCAGATGAATACATAGTACAGGTCGAAGATATCCACAAGGCGTATGGCGACCGTGAGGTGCTCCGCGGTGTCTCTTTTTCTGTGCGCAAAGGTGAGACAAAGGTGTTCATCGGCCCCTCGGGCACCGGGAAGAGCACCCTCCTGCGGTGCATCAACCAGCTGACGGTGCCAGACCAGGGCCGCGTCTTCCTGCACGGTGAGGAGGTGACGAACTCGGGTTCCCGTATCAATTATTTCCGGCAGCGCATGGGGATGGTCTTCCAGAACTTCTATCTCTTCGATCACCTGACGGCGGTGCGGAACGTCGAGGTCGCCCTGCTGAAGGTGAAGCGGATGGATCCGAAGGCCGCCCGTGAAAAGGCGCTGTATGAGTTGCGGCAGGTCGGGATGGAGGACTGGGCCGACCATTACCCTGCCGAACTCTCCGGCGGTCAGGCGCAGCGGGTCTCGATCGCCCGTGCGCTTGCGATGGACCCTGACGTGATCCTCTTCGACGAGCCGACCTCTGCGCTCGACCCCGAGCTGACGCGCGAGGTGCTCGAGGTGATGAAGAAACTCTCGAACGAGGGGATGACGATGCTGGTGGTGACGCACGAGATGGGGTTTGCCCTTTCGGCGGCGAGCGAGGTGCTGTTCATGGAGCACGGGCTGATCGTGGAGAGAGGACCGCCCTCGGAGATCCCGGCGAGCCCGGCCTTCGAGCGGACGAGGAAATTCGTGGGGAGATTCACCGAATATAGCGGAGATTCCGGAACAAAGAATGATTGA
- a CDS encoding IS1634 family transposase, with the protein MEGSNISIGHLGLVAGAFDTLGIAPVIDRAIPKTRQHHLTHGDIVKAMVLNGLGFVERRLYLYPAFFSDIAIERLLGEGVTTAHLNDDVLGRTLDAIALFGPTELFNQIVAECLLASDYGTHCIHVDTTAFSVSGDYDVDFDSRDMNITYGRPKDGRWDLKQFVLGMATDQHGIPLFVQTFSGNESDKKTLMAIITQLTENLQHPGKVYHIADAAFYTAENLTTLGTHTFWISRVPATLNEVKELVAAEDLALQPCADERYQYAEHTSEYAGIPQKWVVYHSAPMQERQEKTFEKRLEKEKKQAETSLRKLGAREFACEPDARMAAEKWLQEHQQFCFSSLDIRTITRKKEKKPGRPKADEPVELAYTVVAEIEHDPRAVEEKRQKLGRFILATNDRDLSPDELLTNYKEQGAVERGFRFLKDPSFRVAEIFLKKPSRIQALAMIMVLCLFIYAMTEFRLRRELQNASETVTGQTKKQTQNPTLKWTFFLFRGVRELRFGAIDGVKVLVTNMTPELWKILRLLGKEYENYYS; encoded by the coding sequence ATCGAAGGCTCCAACATCTCGATCGGCCATCTCGGGCTCGTTGCCGGTGCCTTCGACACCCTCGGCATCGCCCCGGTTATCGACCGTGCCATCCCCAAAACGCGGCAGCATCATCTCACCCATGGAGATATCGTCAAGGCCATGGTGCTCAACGGTCTCGGGTTCGTCGAACGGCGCCTCTATCTCTATCCGGCATTCTTCTCGGATATCGCCATTGAACGTCTTCTTGGCGAAGGCGTGACCACCGCGCATCTTAACGATGACGTCCTGGGCCGGACGCTCGACGCGATCGCCTTATTTGGCCCGACCGAACTCTTCAACCAAATCGTCGCGGAGTGCCTGCTTGCCAGCGATTACGGTACGCACTGCATCCACGTCGATACCACCGCGTTCAGCGTCAGCGGCGACTATGACGTTGATTTCGATTCCCGTGACATGAATATCACCTACGGCCGTCCAAAGGACGGCCGGTGGGACCTCAAACAGTTCGTTCTCGGGATGGCAACCGATCAGCATGGCATTCCCCTCTTCGTGCAGACGTTCTCCGGGAACGAGTCGGATAAGAAAACGCTGATGGCGATCATCACCCAGCTCACCGAAAACCTGCAGCATCCGGGCAAGGTCTACCATATCGCTGACGCAGCGTTCTATACCGCCGAGAATCTCACCACCCTCGGCACCCATACCTTCTGGATCAGTCGGGTTCCGGCGACCCTGAACGAGGTCAAGGAGCTTGTTGCCGCAGAGGACCTCGCCCTGCAGCCGTGCGCGGACGAGCGCTACCAATATGCGGAGCATACATCCGAATATGCCGGCATCCCTCAGAAGTGGGTGGTATATCACTCGGCACCGATGCAGGAACGGCAGGAGAAGACGTTTGAAAAACGGCTGGAAAAAGAGAAGAAACAGGCAGAAACGTCGCTGCGGAAACTCGGTGCACGGGAGTTCGCCTGCGAACCGGACGCCCGCATGGCCGCCGAGAAGTGGCTGCAGGAGCACCAACAATTCTGCTTCAGCTCTCTGGACATCAGGACGATCACCCGGAAGAAAGAGAAGAAACCGGGTAGGCCGAAGGCAGATGAGCCGGTGGAGTTGGCCTATACGGTCGTTGCAGAGATTGAGCACGACCCCCGTGCTGTTGAAGAGAAGCGGCAGAAACTCGGGAGGTTTATCCTGGCGACGAATGACCGGGATCTCTCTCCCGATGAACTCCTGACGAACTACAAGGAGCAGGGCGCGGTGGAGCGGGGGTTCCGGTTTCTCAAGGATCCCTCGTTCAGGGTGGCGGAGATCTTTCTGAAGAAGCCGTCCAGGATCCAGGCACTGGCGATGATCATGGTGCTCTGCCTGTTCATCTATGCGATGACAGAGTTTCGGCTGCGCAGGGAACTGCAGAACGCCAGCGAAACGGTGACCGGACAGACGAAGAAGCAGACCCAGAACCCAACCCTGAAATGGACCTTCTTCCTCTTTCGGGGAGTCAGGGAACTGAGGTTTGGGGCAATAGATGGGGTAAAAGTGCTTGTTACCAATATGACCCCGGAATTGTGGAAGATACTCCGGTTGCTTGGGAAGGAGTATGAAAATTACTACTCATGA
- a CDS encoding glycine betaine ABC transporter substrate-binding protein, with product MKWLPVFWVVLITVALCASGCTGTSGQTVVVGGKTFNEQYILAEMIALLLEEEGYAAEVKANLNDATLFEGIKKGQVDVYVEYTGTAYSQLLKLPPMTVWDPDEVYLKVEEGLAGEAITVLYGVGFRDDYTIAVPEAWAAELNVTAISDLAPHAAAMDLGTDYVFPDREDGLPQLGRVYNFSFGRVRQMSPTLMYEVIKSGEVDAITPYTTDTRVDLYNLRILDDDRSAFPPYHAIVVANEKIAGDQKAVEALSVLSERIDSGTMRSLNYQFDVEKKEARDIARGYLVSEGLIAG from the coding sequence ATGAAATGGTTACCCGTTTTCTGGGTCGTGCTGATCACCGTTGCACTCTGCGCCTCCGGGTGCACCGGGACCTCAGGACAGACCGTCGTGGTCGGGGGAAAGACGTTCAACGAGCAGTATATCCTTGCCGAGATGATCGCCCTCCTCCTCGAAGAGGAGGGGTATGCGGCCGAGGTGAAGGCGAACCTCAACGACGCCACCCTCTTTGAGGGGATAAAGAAGGGGCAGGTGGACGTCTATGTGGAGTACACCGGGACGGCGTATTCGCAGCTCCTCAAACTCCCGCCCATGACCGTCTGGGACCCTGACGAAGTCTATCTGAAGGTGGAAGAGGGGCTTGCCGGCGAGGCGATCACCGTCCTGTACGGGGTCGGGTTCAGAGACGACTACACCATCGCCGTCCCCGAGGCCTGGGCGGCTGAACTGAACGTGACGGCGATCTCCGACCTTGCGCCCCATGCAGCGGCGATGGACCTCGGGACCGACTACGTCTTTCCAGACCGCGAAGACGGCCTGCCGCAGCTGGGGCGGGTCTATAACTTCAGTTTCGGCAGGGTGCGGCAGATGTCCCCGACCCTGATGTACGAGGTGATCAAAAGCGGGGAGGTGGACGCGATCACGCCGTACACCACCGATACCAGGGTCGACCTCTACAACCTCAGGATCCTTGACGACGACCGCTCCGCCTTTCCGCCGTACCACGCCATCGTCGTGGCGAACGAGAAGATCGCCGGCGATCAGAAGGCGGTAGAGGCGCTCAGCGTCCTTTCAGAACGGATCGACTCCGGGACGATGCGTTCACTCAACTACCAGTTCGACGTTGAGAAAAAGGAGGCCCGCGATATCGCGCGCGGCTACCTCGTCTCTGAGGGGCTGATTGCCGGCTGA
- a CDS encoding ferritin family protein has protein sequence MPEFTNPFSGNAYGRKLTDMELVRAIRFQIAAEYEAVQIYQQLAESIDNELAKEVLYDIAEEELVHAGEFLRLLKELYPEEEKFYQEGAKEVEEEIEKLKK, from the coding sequence ATGCCGGAATTTACCAACCCGTTCTCCGGGAACGCATATGGCAGGAAACTGACCGACATGGAACTTGTGCGGGCAATCAGGTTCCAGATCGCCGCTGAATACGAAGCGGTCCAGATCTACCAGCAGCTCGCCGAGTCGATCGACAACGAGCTCGCAAAGGAAGTCCTCTACGACATCGCAGAGGAGGAACTCGTCCATGCCGGAGAGTTCCTCAGGCTCCTGAAGGAACTCTACCCCGAAGAGGAGAAGTTCTACCAGGAAGGCGCAAAGGAAGTCGAAGAAGAGATTGAAAAACTGAAAAAATAA
- a CDS encoding DUF427 domain-containing protein codes for MPRAEWKGQVLAESGDVRMVEGNVYFPPESVRFEYLKESHTRTTCTWKGEAHYYTVVVEGQENRDAAWHYPDPKPAAREIRNYVAFWKGVKVTD; via the coding sequence ATGCCGAGAGCAGAATGGAAAGGACAGGTCCTCGCCGAGAGCGGGGATGTGAGGATGGTGGAGGGAAATGTCTATTTCCCTCCGGAATCTGTACGATTTGAGTATCTGAAGGAGTCTCACACGCGGACAACATGTACCTGGAAGGGAGAGGCGCACTACTATACCGTTGTCGTGGAGGGTCAGGAAAACAGGGACGCTGCATGGCATTATCCCGATCCCAAACCGGCGGCCAGAGAAATTCGTAATTATGTGGCCTTCTGGAAGGGTGTGAAGGTGACAGACTGA
- a CDS encoding ABC transporter ATP-binding protein, with protein sequence MATERLFDRISAIELAGVTKRYGDDVAVDCLDLRIEGGELVILIGASGSGKTTTLRMINRLIEPDEGRVTINGTDTREIDPVALRRNTGYVIQQIGLFPHMSVGENVGLVPTIEGWERGRIRAQVERLLDLVDLPPETYYARFPRELSGGQQQRVGLARALAMDPPLLLMDEPFGALDPILRKQLQDEFSRIKADLGRTIVFVTHDIDEAFKLGDRIAIMHDARLVQVGTPEDLIFNPASDVVAHMVDADRKFRHIDTLSVRDLMTPVLRRHLFPAATGVHSGLETMMASDIGVAIVTDGEEVVGAVRRREAYTRRHEELTMGEIAAMPLTFSPHDAGSAALAELKHSGHSFGLVVDDKKPVGLFLSDEVLMRLI encoded by the coding sequence ATGGCGACAGAACGGCTTTTTGACCGGATCAGTGCGATCGAACTCGCCGGGGTCACAAAACGCTACGGCGATGACGTCGCCGTGGACTGCCTCGACCTCAGGATCGAGGGGGGAGAACTGGTCATCCTGATCGGGGCGAGCGGGTCAGGGAAGACGACGACGCTGCGGATGATCAACCGGCTGATCGAGCCCGACGAGGGGCGGGTCACGATCAACGGCACCGATACGCGTGAGATCGATCCCGTCGCCCTCAGGCGGAACACGGGCTACGTGATCCAGCAGATCGGGCTCTTTCCCCATATGAGCGTCGGCGAGAACGTCGGCCTCGTCCCCACCATCGAGGGATGGGAGAGAGGCAGGATCAGGGCGCAGGTAGAACGCCTCCTCGACCTCGTCGACCTCCCCCCCGAGACCTATTACGCCCGCTTCCCGCGCGAGCTTTCCGGCGGCCAGCAGCAGCGGGTCGGCCTGGCGCGGGCCCTTGCGATGGACCCGCCCCTCCTCCTGATGGACGAACCGTTCGGCGCCCTTGATCCGATCCTCAGGAAACAGTTGCAGGACGAGTTTTCCAGGATCAAAGCCGACCTCGGCCGGACGATCGTCTTCGTCACCCATGACATCGACGAAGCCTTCAAGCTCGGAGACCGGATCGCGATCATGCACGATGCCAGACTGGTGCAGGTCGGCACCCCTGAAGACCTGATCTTCAACCCGGCTTCAGACGTCGTGGCGCATATGGTCGACGCCGACCGGAAGTTCAGACACATCGATACCCTCAGTGTCAGGGACCTGATGACGCCGGTCCTCAGGCGCCACCTCTTTCCCGCGGCGACCGGGGTGCACTCCGGTCTTGAGACGATGATGGCCTCTGACATCGGCGTGGCGATCGTCACGGACGGGGAGGAGGTGGTCGGGGCGGTGAGGCGGAGGGAGGCATATACCCGGCGGCACGAAGAACTCACGATGGGAGAGATTGCGGCGATGCCCCTCACCTTCTCCCCGCATGACGCCGGGTCGGCGGCGCTCGCCGAACTGAAGCACTCGGGGCACTCGTTCGGCCTGGTCGTCGACGATAAAAAGCCGGTCGGCCTGTTTCTCTCCGACGAAGTGCTGATGAGGCTGATCTGA